In Salvelinus fontinalis isolate EN_2023a unplaced genomic scaffold, ASM2944872v1 scaffold_0030, whole genome shotgun sequence, a genomic segment contains:
- the LOC129842288 gene encoding nematocyst expressed protein 3-like codes for MEMKTLPGRKSASEEESLPGRKSAPGIGRKSAPGSGRKSAPEEESLPGRKSAPGSGRKSAPEEESLPGRKSAPGSGRKSAPEEESLPGRKSAPEEEMKSLPGRKSAPEEEMKSLPGRKSAPEEEMKSLPGRKSAPEEESLPGRKSAPEEESLPGRKSAPEEESLPGRKSAPEEESLPGRKSAPEEESLPGRKSAPEKESLLKDDLDELERGGRVTTEFNSML; via the coding sequence ATGGAGATGAAGACTTTACCAGGGAGGAAGTCTGCTTCTGAGGAGGAGTCTTTACCAGGGAGGAAGTCTGCTCCTGGTATAGGGAGGAAGTCTGCTCCTGGTTCAGGGAGGAAGTCTGCTCCTGAGGAGGAGTCTTTACCAGGGAGGAAGTCTGCTCCTGGTTCAGGGAGGAAGTCTGCTCCTGAGGAGGAGTCTTTACCAGGGAGGAAGTCTGCTCCTGGTTCAGGGAGGAAGTCTGCTCCTGAGGAGGAGTCTTTACCAGGGAGGAAGTCTGCTCCTGAGGAGGAGATGAAGTCTTTACCAGGGAGGAAGTCTGCTCCTGAGGAGGAGATGAAGTCTTTACCAGGGAGGAAGTCTGCTCCTGAGGAGGAGATGAAGTCTTTACCAGGGAGGAAGTCTGCTCCTGAGGAGGAGTCTTTACCAGGGAGGAAGTCTGCTCCTGAGGAGGAGTCTTTACCAGGGAGGAAGTCTGCTCCTGAGGAGGAGTCTTTACCAGGGAGGAAGTCTGCTCCTGAGGAGGAGTCTTTACCAGGGAGGAAGTCTGCTCCTGAGGAGGAGTCTTTACCAGGGAGGAAGTCTGCTCCTGAGAAGGAGTCTTTACTGAAGGATGATCTGGATGagctggagaggggaggaagagttaCTACAGAATTTAACTCTATGCTATAG